A part of Aegilops tauschii subsp. strangulata cultivar AL8/78 chromosome 2, Aet v6.0, whole genome shotgun sequence genomic DNA contains:
- the LOC109774609 gene encoding nodulin homeobox isoform X2: MNMIDMISAVQELSGLTARELSEMLKESDSFVLQSKAQAGGPEQVDMEKLVSSLPLHLLAVSLDIGRVSDLTYVLRGVRFLHCLSELATRHTKLEQLLLDDVKLSEQVMDLIFFLLSVLSHWKKEDHLGASPFIHSSLVAGSLHLMTSYFSSQWHELVHILLAHPKVDIFMDAAFDSLHEDMRLLSVRLSTLGTKAFPVGPFDSQLTYFICQQCEASLQFLLSLCQQKLFRDRILKNKELCRNGGILSLSFTILKLGVPEWLKGSTDIASSISRQKAKILSILLQLCESESISYLDEVATLPKSMQLGLEVLDLLKIAFGSKQKPAAGSHDKSYPVGSVLISALRLVDVFSDDSNFRSSFITNTIPFLTQILATPHDEFVSSWCSVDLPVMEDDANLDYDPVGAADLALLAASNMLTEAKVNYSCNFRSISMPSIQYAQTRTSCVVKIIANLHVFVPNICEEQERDLFLQKFQKYLLSESPKPSLDHPAADEITIVCTNLGSLSHYAKSLIPGNLLNEEDVQLLSDFSYKLQRWCKLQVGQRISQVAKSDVTSEMKVDLQPVQQPQPARASVPDPNMDGPPKQDVQNIEESMATPPMRQDGNARDETPRNRATTNGGVLQNSVGQNLIHLGVARTTSAGYPGPSTATSMEVPRCRSVDHFKTPEPTKESSLRDEDERQPSRRGKKRTIMNDGQVNEIENALVDEPEMHKNAASLQTWAEKLSGQGAEITSSQLKNWLNNRKAKLARIAKERGVPYEGEGADKSSTPANSQLGDSSESAGEESYLPPSRVLNALGLSNSKGSSRLVTPDSSEPSTQDMMTSRPFTRSLSFEPGRPVLLIDNEGNEIGRGEIFQVDGRAQGKSLAESHTCIIDVTELKVEKWRELPHPSEASGRTFQEAESRHGGVMRVAWDVVRLAPVAT, encoded by the exons ATGAAT ATGATAGACATGATTTCTGCTGTCCAAGAGCTTAGTGGGCTGACCGCTAGGGAACTTAGTGAGATGCTCAAGGAGTCCGACAGCTTCGTCTTGCAGTCCAAGGCGCAAGCCGGAGGTCCAGAGCAG GTGGACATGGAGAAGCTTGTGTCATCGCTTCCTCTCCATCTTCTTGCTGTAAGTTTGGATATCGGAAGAGTTTCAGATTTGACATATGTGCTCCGTGGCGTGCGCTTTTTGCATTGTTTGTCTGAGCTAGCAACTCGCCACACCAAGCTCGAGCAG CTTCTTCTGGATGATGTGAAGTTATCTGAACAAGTTATGGACCTGATATTCTTTCTGCTATCCGTTCTGTCCCACTGGAAGAAG GAAGATCATCTCGGCGCTTCTCCCTTCATACATTCATCACTTGTAGCAGGAAGTCTTCATCTGATGACAAGTTACTTCTCATCTCAGTGGCATGAGCTTGTTCATATTCTTCTTGCACATCCAAAG GTTGATATCTTTATGGATGCAGCCTTTGATAGTCTGCACGAAGATATGAGGTTATTGAGTGTCAGGCTATCAACATTGGGCACCAAAGCCTTTCCTGTTGGCCCTTTTGACTCACAACTCACTTACTTCATATGCCAACAGTGCGAAGCATCATTGCAATTTCTTTTGTCATTGTGCCAGCAGAAGTTATTCCGAGATCGTATTTTAAAAAACAAG GAGCTCTGTAGAAATGGAGGTATACTGTCACTCTCATTCACGATATTGAAGTTAGGTGTTCCAGAATGGCTGAAAGGATCAACTGATATTGCTTCTTCCATTTCCAGACAGAAGGCTAAAATCCTTTCTATC TTGTTACAACTGTGTGAATCTGAAAGTATTTCTTACCTCGATGAAGTCGCCACTTTGCCAAAGAGCATGCAACTAGGGCTGGAG GTTCTTGATTTGCTGAAGATCGCATTTGGAAGTAAACAAAAACCTGCTGCCGGTTCCCATGATAAGAGTTACCCCGTGGGTTCTGTGCTTATCAGTGCATTGCGTCTCGTTGACGTCTTTTCTGATGATTCAAACTTTAGATCTTCCTTCATAACTAATACT ATTCCCTTTCTGACGCAAATTTTGGCGACTCCTCATGATGAGTTTGTCTCAAGTTGGTGCTCTGTCGATCTGCCAGTGATGGAAGATGATGCTAATCTGGATTATGATCCAGTTGGTGCAGCTGACCTGGCACTGTTAGCTGCTTCAAATATGCTGACTGAAGCGAAAGTTAACTATTCATGCAATTTTCGCTCTATCAGCATGCCTTCAATACAATATGCACAGACAAGAACATCCTGTGTGGTGAAAATAATAGCAAATTTGCACGTCTTTGTTCCAAACATATGCGAAG AGCAAGAAAGAGACCTCTTTCTTCAGAAATTTCAGAAATACTTATTATCAGAGAGTCCCAAGCCATCATTGGACCATCCAGCAGCTGATGAGATCACCATAGTTTGTACAAACTTGG GATCTTTGTCCCATTATGCTAAATCATTAATCCCTGGTAACTTGTTAAATGAGGAAGATGTGCAACTATTAAG TGATTTTTCTTATAAGTTGCAACGTTGGTGTAAATTGCAAGTTGGACAGAGAATATCGCAG GTGGCAAAAAGTGATGTCACATCAGAAATGAAGGTAGACTTGCAACCGGTGCAGCAGCCCCAGCCAGCAAGGGCTAGTGTTCCAGATCCCAATATGGATGGCCCTCCTAAG CAGGATGTGCAAAACATTGAAGAGTCTATGGCGACGCCCCCCATGAGACAAGATGGAAATGCTAGGGATGAGACTCCAAGAAACCGTGCCACTACAAATGGTGGGGTCCTGCAAAATTCAGTCGGTCAGAACCTAATCCATCTTGGCGTTGCGAGAACGACTAGCGCGGGCTATCCGGGTCCCAGTACTGCTACCAGCATGGAGGTCCCACGCTGCAGAAGTGTAGACCATTTCAAAACACCAGAACCTACCAAGGAAAGTAGTCTCCGGGACGAGGATGAGAGGCAGCCTAGTAGGAGAGGAAAGAAGCGAACTATCATGAACGACGGGCAGGTAAATGAAATTGAGAATGCTCTGGTTGATGAGCCCGAGATGCATAAGAATGCCGCTTCCCTTCAGACATGGGCAGAGAAGCTGAGTGGGCAG GGTGCAGAGATCACATCATCGCAACTAAAGAATTG GCTGAACAACAGAAAAGCTAAGCTCGCTCGTATCGCGAAAGAAAGAGGAGTGCCATACGAGGGCGAGGGTGCTGACAAGTCATCTACACCAGCTAATTCTCAGTTGGGTGACTCCTCAGAGAGTGCCGGCGAGGAGAGCTATCTGCCGCCTTCAAGGGTGCTGAATGCTCTAGGCTTATCCAACTCCAAGGGCAGCAGCAGGCTGGTTACCCCAGACTCCAGCGAGCCAAGTACACAAGACATGATGACGAGCCGGCCGTTCACAAGATCATTGTCATTCGAGCCTGGCCGCCCCGTTCTGCTGATTGACAACGAAGGGAATGAAATCGGCAGGGGCGAGATCTTCCAGGTTGATGGCAGGGCCCAAGGGAAGAGCCTGGCGGAGAGCCACACCTGCATCATCGACGTCACCGAGCTCAAGGTTGAGAAATGGAGGGAACTCCCCCACCCTTCCGAGGCGTCGGGAAGAACATTCCAGGAGGCGGAGTCGAGGCATGGCGGCGTGATGAGGGTTGCCTGGGATGTTGTCAGGCTCGCTCCGGTGGCGACCTAG
- the LOC109774609 gene encoding nodulin homeobox isoform X8 — MTSYFSSQWHELVHILLAHPKVDIFMDAAFDSLHEDMRLLSVRLSTLGTKAFPVGPFDSQLTYFICQQCEASLQFLLSLCQQKLFRDRILKNKELCRNGGILSLSFTILKLGVPEWLKGSTDIASSISRQKAKILSILLQLCESESISYLDEVATLPKSMQLGLEVLDLLKIAFGSKQKPAAGSHDKSYPVGSVLISALRLVDVFSDDSNFRSSFITNTIPFLTQILATPHDEFVSSWCSVDLPVMEDDANLDYDPVGAADLALLAASNMLTEAKVNYSCNFRSISMPSIQYAQTRTSCVVKIIANLHVFVPNICEEQERDLFLQKFQKYLLSESPKPSLDHPAADEITIVCTNLGSLSHYAKSLIPGNLLNEEDVQLLSDFSYKLQRWCKLQVGQRISQVAKSDVTSEMKVDLQPVQQPQPARASVPDPNMDGPPKDVQNIEESMATPPMRQDGNARDETPRNRATTNGGVLQNSVGQNLIHLGVARTTSAGYPGPSTATSMEVPRCRSVDHFKTPEPTKESSLRDEDERQPSRRGKKRTIMNDGQVNEIENALVDEPEMHKNAASLQTWAEKLSGQGAEITSSQLKNWLNNRKAKLARIAKERGVPYEGEGADKSSTPANSQLGDSSESAGEESYLPPSRVLNALGLSNSKGSSRLVTPDSSEPSTQDMMTSRPFTRSLSFEPGRPVLLIDNEGNEIGRGEIFQVDGRAQGKSLAESHTCIIDVTELKVEKWRELPHPSEASGRTFQEAESRHGGVMRVAWDVVRLAPVAT, encoded by the exons ATGACAAGTTACTTCTCATCTCAGTGGCATGAGCTTGTTCATATTCTTCTTGCACATCCAAAG GTTGATATCTTTATGGATGCAGCCTTTGATAGTCTGCACGAAGATATGAGGTTATTGAGTGTCAGGCTATCAACATTGGGCACCAAAGCCTTTCCTGTTGGCCCTTTTGACTCACAACTCACTTACTTCATATGCCAACAGTGCGAAGCATCATTGCAATTTCTTTTGTCATTGTGCCAGCAGAAGTTATTCCGAGATCGTATTTTAAAAAACAAG GAGCTCTGTAGAAATGGAGGTATACTGTCACTCTCATTCACGATATTGAAGTTAGGTGTTCCAGAATGGCTGAAAGGATCAACTGATATTGCTTCTTCCATTTCCAGACAGAAGGCTAAAATCCTTTCTATC TTGTTACAACTGTGTGAATCTGAAAGTATTTCTTACCTCGATGAAGTCGCCACTTTGCCAAAGAGCATGCAACTAGGGCTGGAG GTTCTTGATTTGCTGAAGATCGCATTTGGAAGTAAACAAAAACCTGCTGCCGGTTCCCATGATAAGAGTTACCCCGTGGGTTCTGTGCTTATCAGTGCATTGCGTCTCGTTGACGTCTTTTCTGATGATTCAAACTTTAGATCTTCCTTCATAACTAATACT ATTCCCTTTCTGACGCAAATTTTGGCGACTCCTCATGATGAGTTTGTCTCAAGTTGGTGCTCTGTCGATCTGCCAGTGATGGAAGATGATGCTAATCTGGATTATGATCCAGTTGGTGCAGCTGACCTGGCACTGTTAGCTGCTTCAAATATGCTGACTGAAGCGAAAGTTAACTATTCATGCAATTTTCGCTCTATCAGCATGCCTTCAATACAATATGCACAGACAAGAACATCCTGTGTGGTGAAAATAATAGCAAATTTGCACGTCTTTGTTCCAAACATATGCGAAG AGCAAGAAAGAGACCTCTTTCTTCAGAAATTTCAGAAATACTTATTATCAGAGAGTCCCAAGCCATCATTGGACCATCCAGCAGCTGATGAGATCACCATAGTTTGTACAAACTTGG GATCTTTGTCCCATTATGCTAAATCATTAATCCCTGGTAACTTGTTAAATGAGGAAGATGTGCAACTATTAAG TGATTTTTCTTATAAGTTGCAACGTTGGTGTAAATTGCAAGTTGGACAGAGAATATCGCAG GTGGCAAAAAGTGATGTCACATCAGAAATGAAGGTAGACTTGCAACCGGTGCAGCAGCCCCAGCCAGCAAGGGCTAGTGTTCCAGATCCCAATATGGATGGCCCTCCTAAG GATGTGCAAAACATTGAAGAGTCTATGGCGACGCCCCCCATGAGACAAGATGGAAATGCTAGGGATGAGACTCCAAGAAACCGTGCCACTACAAATGGTGGGGTCCTGCAAAATTCAGTCGGTCAGAACCTAATCCATCTTGGCGTTGCGAGAACGACTAGCGCGGGCTATCCGGGTCCCAGTACTGCTACCAGCATGGAGGTCCCACGCTGCAGAAGTGTAGACCATTTCAAAACACCAGAACCTACCAAGGAAAGTAGTCTCCGGGACGAGGATGAGAGGCAGCCTAGTAGGAGAGGAAAGAAGCGAACTATCATGAACGACGGGCAGGTAAATGAAATTGAGAATGCTCTGGTTGATGAGCCCGAGATGCATAAGAATGCCGCTTCCCTTCAGACATGGGCAGAGAAGCTGAGTGGGCAG GGTGCAGAGATCACATCATCGCAACTAAAGAATTG GCTGAACAACAGAAAAGCTAAGCTCGCTCGTATCGCGAAAGAAAGAGGAGTGCCATACGAGGGCGAGGGTGCTGACAAGTCATCTACACCAGCTAATTCTCAGTTGGGTGACTCCTCAGAGAGTGCCGGCGAGGAGAGCTATCTGCCGCCTTCAAGGGTGCTGAATGCTCTAGGCTTATCCAACTCCAAGGGCAGCAGCAGGCTGGTTACCCCAGACTCCAGCGAGCCAAGTACACAAGACATGATGACGAGCCGGCCGTTCACAAGATCATTGTCATTCGAGCCTGGCCGCCCCGTTCTGCTGATTGACAACGAAGGGAATGAAATCGGCAGGGGCGAGATCTTCCAGGTTGATGGCAGGGCCCAAGGGAAGAGCCTGGCGGAGAGCCACACCTGCATCATCGACGTCACCGAGCTCAAGGTTGAGAAATGGAGGGAACTCCCCCACCCTTCCGAGGCGTCGGGAAGAACATTCCAGGAGGCGGAGTCGAGGCATGGCGGCGTGATGAGGGTTGCCTGGGATGTTGTCAGGCTCGCTCCGGTGGCGACCTAG
- the LOC109774609 gene encoding nodulin homeobox isoform X7, with amino-acid sequence MTSYFSSQWHELVHILLAHPKVDIFMDAAFDSLHEDMRLLSVRLSTLGTKAFPVGPFDSQLTYFICQQCEASLQFLLSLCQQKLFRDRILKNKELCRNGGILSLSFTILKLGVPEWLKGSTDIASSISRQKAKILSILLQLCESESISYLDEVATLPKSMQLGLEVLDLLKIAFGSKQKPAAGSHDKSYPVGSVLISALRLVDVFSDDSNFRSSFITNTIPFLTQILATPHDEFVSSWCSVDLPVMEDDANLDYDPVGAADLALLAASNMLTEAKVNYSCNFRSISMPSIQYAQTRTSCVVKIIANLHVFVPNICEEQERDLFLQKFQKYLLSESPKPSLDHPAADEITIVCTNLGSLSHYAKSLIPGNLLNEEDVQLLSDFSYKLQRWCKLQVGQRISQVAKSDVTSEMKVDLQPVQQPQPARASVPDPNMDGPPKQDVQNIEESMATPPMRQDGNARDETPRNRATTNGGVLQNSVGQNLIHLGVARTTSAGYPGPSTATSMEVPRCRSVDHFKTPEPTKESSLRDEDERQPSRRGKKRTIMNDGQVNEIENALVDEPEMHKNAASLQTWAEKLSGQGAEITSSQLKNWLNNRKAKLARIAKERGVPYEGEGADKSSTPANSQLGDSSESAGEESYLPPSRVLNALGLSNSKGSSRLVTPDSSEPSTQDMMTSRPFTRSLSFEPGRPVLLIDNEGNEIGRGEIFQVDGRAQGKSLAESHTCIIDVTELKVEKWRELPHPSEASGRTFQEAESRHGGVMRVAWDVVRLAPVAT; translated from the exons ATGACAAGTTACTTCTCATCTCAGTGGCATGAGCTTGTTCATATTCTTCTTGCACATCCAAAG GTTGATATCTTTATGGATGCAGCCTTTGATAGTCTGCACGAAGATATGAGGTTATTGAGTGTCAGGCTATCAACATTGGGCACCAAAGCCTTTCCTGTTGGCCCTTTTGACTCACAACTCACTTACTTCATATGCCAACAGTGCGAAGCATCATTGCAATTTCTTTTGTCATTGTGCCAGCAGAAGTTATTCCGAGATCGTATTTTAAAAAACAAG GAGCTCTGTAGAAATGGAGGTATACTGTCACTCTCATTCACGATATTGAAGTTAGGTGTTCCAGAATGGCTGAAAGGATCAACTGATATTGCTTCTTCCATTTCCAGACAGAAGGCTAAAATCCTTTCTATC TTGTTACAACTGTGTGAATCTGAAAGTATTTCTTACCTCGATGAAGTCGCCACTTTGCCAAAGAGCATGCAACTAGGGCTGGAG GTTCTTGATTTGCTGAAGATCGCATTTGGAAGTAAACAAAAACCTGCTGCCGGTTCCCATGATAAGAGTTACCCCGTGGGTTCTGTGCTTATCAGTGCATTGCGTCTCGTTGACGTCTTTTCTGATGATTCAAACTTTAGATCTTCCTTCATAACTAATACT ATTCCCTTTCTGACGCAAATTTTGGCGACTCCTCATGATGAGTTTGTCTCAAGTTGGTGCTCTGTCGATCTGCCAGTGATGGAAGATGATGCTAATCTGGATTATGATCCAGTTGGTGCAGCTGACCTGGCACTGTTAGCTGCTTCAAATATGCTGACTGAAGCGAAAGTTAACTATTCATGCAATTTTCGCTCTATCAGCATGCCTTCAATACAATATGCACAGACAAGAACATCCTGTGTGGTGAAAATAATAGCAAATTTGCACGTCTTTGTTCCAAACATATGCGAAG AGCAAGAAAGAGACCTCTTTCTTCAGAAATTTCAGAAATACTTATTATCAGAGAGTCCCAAGCCATCATTGGACCATCCAGCAGCTGATGAGATCACCATAGTTTGTACAAACTTGG GATCTTTGTCCCATTATGCTAAATCATTAATCCCTGGTAACTTGTTAAATGAGGAAGATGTGCAACTATTAAG TGATTTTTCTTATAAGTTGCAACGTTGGTGTAAATTGCAAGTTGGACAGAGAATATCGCAG GTGGCAAAAAGTGATGTCACATCAGAAATGAAGGTAGACTTGCAACCGGTGCAGCAGCCCCAGCCAGCAAGGGCTAGTGTTCCAGATCCCAATATGGATGGCCCTCCTAAG CAGGATGTGCAAAACATTGAAGAGTCTATGGCGACGCCCCCCATGAGACAAGATGGAAATGCTAGGGATGAGACTCCAAGAAACCGTGCCACTACAAATGGTGGGGTCCTGCAAAATTCAGTCGGTCAGAACCTAATCCATCTTGGCGTTGCGAGAACGACTAGCGCGGGCTATCCGGGTCCCAGTACTGCTACCAGCATGGAGGTCCCACGCTGCAGAAGTGTAGACCATTTCAAAACACCAGAACCTACCAAGGAAAGTAGTCTCCGGGACGAGGATGAGAGGCAGCCTAGTAGGAGAGGAAAGAAGCGAACTATCATGAACGACGGGCAGGTAAATGAAATTGAGAATGCTCTGGTTGATGAGCCCGAGATGCATAAGAATGCCGCTTCCCTTCAGACATGGGCAGAGAAGCTGAGTGGGCAG GGTGCAGAGATCACATCATCGCAACTAAAGAATTG GCTGAACAACAGAAAAGCTAAGCTCGCTCGTATCGCGAAAGAAAGAGGAGTGCCATACGAGGGCGAGGGTGCTGACAAGTCATCTACACCAGCTAATTCTCAGTTGGGTGACTCCTCAGAGAGTGCCGGCGAGGAGAGCTATCTGCCGCCTTCAAGGGTGCTGAATGCTCTAGGCTTATCCAACTCCAAGGGCAGCAGCAGGCTGGTTACCCCAGACTCCAGCGAGCCAAGTACACAAGACATGATGACGAGCCGGCCGTTCACAAGATCATTGTCATTCGAGCCTGGCCGCCCCGTTCTGCTGATTGACAACGAAGGGAATGAAATCGGCAGGGGCGAGATCTTCCAGGTTGATGGCAGGGCCCAAGGGAAGAGCCTGGCGGAGAGCCACACCTGCATCATCGACGTCACCGAGCTCAAGGTTGAGAAATGGAGGGAACTCCCCCACCCTTCCGAGGCGTCGGGAAGAACATTCCAGGAGGCGGAGTCGAGGCATGGCGGCGTGATGAGGGTTGCCTGGGATGTTGTCAGGCTCGCTCCGGTGGCGACCTAG
- the LOC109774609 gene encoding nodulin homeobox isoform X1 has protein sequence MYMIDMISAVQELSGLTARELSEMLKESDSFVLQSKAQAGGPEQVDMEKLVSSLPLHLLAVSLDIGRVSDLTYVLRGVRFLHCLSELATRHTKLEQLLLDDVKLSEQVMDLIFFLLSVLSHWKKEDHLGASPFIHSSLVAGSLHLMTSYFSSQWHELVHILLAHPKVDIFMDAAFDSLHEDMRLLSVRLSTLGTKAFPVGPFDSQLTYFICQQCEASLQFLLSLCQQKLFRDRILKNKELCRNGGILSLSFTILKLGVPEWLKGSTDIASSISRQKAKILSILLQLCESESISYLDEVATLPKSMQLGLEVLDLLKIAFGSKQKPAAGSHDKSYPVGSVLISALRLVDVFSDDSNFRSSFITNTIPFLTQILATPHDEFVSSWCSVDLPVMEDDANLDYDPVGAADLALLAASNMLTEAKVNYSCNFRSISMPSIQYAQTRTSCVVKIIANLHVFVPNICEEQERDLFLQKFQKYLLSESPKPSLDHPAADEITIVCTNLGSLSHYAKSLIPGNLLNEEDVQLLSDFSYKLQRWCKLQVGQRISQVAKSDVTSEMKVDLQPVQQPQPARASVPDPNMDGPPKQDVQNIEESMATPPMRQDGNARDETPRNRATTNGGVLQNSVGQNLIHLGVARTTSAGYPGPSTATSMEVPRCRSVDHFKTPEPTKESSLRDEDERQPSRRGKKRTIMNDGQVNEIENALVDEPEMHKNAASLQTWAEKLSGQGAEITSSQLKNWLNNRKAKLARIAKERGVPYEGEGADKSSTPANSQLGDSSESAGEESYLPPSRVLNALGLSNSKGSSRLVTPDSSEPSTQDMMTSRPFTRSLSFEPGRPVLLIDNEGNEIGRGEIFQVDGRAQGKSLAESHTCIIDVTELKVEKWRELPHPSEASGRTFQEAESRHGGVMRVAWDVVRLAPVAT, from the exons ATGTAT ATGATAGACATGATTTCTGCTGTCCAAGAGCTTAGTGGGCTGACCGCTAGGGAACTTAGTGAGATGCTCAAGGAGTCCGACAGCTTCGTCTTGCAGTCCAAGGCGCAAGCCGGAGGTCCAGAGCAG GTGGACATGGAGAAGCTTGTGTCATCGCTTCCTCTCCATCTTCTTGCTGTAAGTTTGGATATCGGAAGAGTTTCAGATTTGACATATGTGCTCCGTGGCGTGCGCTTTTTGCATTGTTTGTCTGAGCTAGCAACTCGCCACACCAAGCTCGAGCAG CTTCTTCTGGATGATGTGAAGTTATCTGAACAAGTTATGGACCTGATATTCTTTCTGCTATCCGTTCTGTCCCACTGGAAGAAG GAAGATCATCTCGGCGCTTCTCCCTTCATACATTCATCACTTGTAGCAGGAAGTCTTCATCTGATGACAAGTTACTTCTCATCTCAGTGGCATGAGCTTGTTCATATTCTTCTTGCACATCCAAAG GTTGATATCTTTATGGATGCAGCCTTTGATAGTCTGCACGAAGATATGAGGTTATTGAGTGTCAGGCTATCAACATTGGGCACCAAAGCCTTTCCTGTTGGCCCTTTTGACTCACAACTCACTTACTTCATATGCCAACAGTGCGAAGCATCATTGCAATTTCTTTTGTCATTGTGCCAGCAGAAGTTATTCCGAGATCGTATTTTAAAAAACAAG GAGCTCTGTAGAAATGGAGGTATACTGTCACTCTCATTCACGATATTGAAGTTAGGTGTTCCAGAATGGCTGAAAGGATCAACTGATATTGCTTCTTCCATTTCCAGACAGAAGGCTAAAATCCTTTCTATC TTGTTACAACTGTGTGAATCTGAAAGTATTTCTTACCTCGATGAAGTCGCCACTTTGCCAAAGAGCATGCAACTAGGGCTGGAG GTTCTTGATTTGCTGAAGATCGCATTTGGAAGTAAACAAAAACCTGCTGCCGGTTCCCATGATAAGAGTTACCCCGTGGGTTCTGTGCTTATCAGTGCATTGCGTCTCGTTGACGTCTTTTCTGATGATTCAAACTTTAGATCTTCCTTCATAACTAATACT ATTCCCTTTCTGACGCAAATTTTGGCGACTCCTCATGATGAGTTTGTCTCAAGTTGGTGCTCTGTCGATCTGCCAGTGATGGAAGATGATGCTAATCTGGATTATGATCCAGTTGGTGCAGCTGACCTGGCACTGTTAGCTGCTTCAAATATGCTGACTGAAGCGAAAGTTAACTATTCATGCAATTTTCGCTCTATCAGCATGCCTTCAATACAATATGCACAGACAAGAACATCCTGTGTGGTGAAAATAATAGCAAATTTGCACGTCTTTGTTCCAAACATATGCGAAG AGCAAGAAAGAGACCTCTTTCTTCAGAAATTTCAGAAATACTTATTATCAGAGAGTCCCAAGCCATCATTGGACCATCCAGCAGCTGATGAGATCACCATAGTTTGTACAAACTTGG GATCTTTGTCCCATTATGCTAAATCATTAATCCCTGGTAACTTGTTAAATGAGGAAGATGTGCAACTATTAAG TGATTTTTCTTATAAGTTGCAACGTTGGTGTAAATTGCAAGTTGGACAGAGAATATCGCAG GTGGCAAAAAGTGATGTCACATCAGAAATGAAGGTAGACTTGCAACCGGTGCAGCAGCCCCAGCCAGCAAGGGCTAGTGTTCCAGATCCCAATATGGATGGCCCTCCTAAG CAGGATGTGCAAAACATTGAAGAGTCTATGGCGACGCCCCCCATGAGACAAGATGGAAATGCTAGGGATGAGACTCCAAGAAACCGTGCCACTACAAATGGTGGGGTCCTGCAAAATTCAGTCGGTCAGAACCTAATCCATCTTGGCGTTGCGAGAACGACTAGCGCGGGCTATCCGGGTCCCAGTACTGCTACCAGCATGGAGGTCCCACGCTGCAGAAGTGTAGACCATTTCAAAACACCAGAACCTACCAAGGAAAGTAGTCTCCGGGACGAGGATGAGAGGCAGCCTAGTAGGAGAGGAAAGAAGCGAACTATCATGAACGACGGGCAGGTAAATGAAATTGAGAATGCTCTGGTTGATGAGCCCGAGATGCATAAGAATGCCGCTTCCCTTCAGACATGGGCAGAGAAGCTGAGTGGGCAG GGTGCAGAGATCACATCATCGCAACTAAAGAATTG GCTGAACAACAGAAAAGCTAAGCTCGCTCGTATCGCGAAAGAAAGAGGAGTGCCATACGAGGGCGAGGGTGCTGACAAGTCATCTACACCAGCTAATTCTCAGTTGGGTGACTCCTCAGAGAGTGCCGGCGAGGAGAGCTATCTGCCGCCTTCAAGGGTGCTGAATGCTCTAGGCTTATCCAACTCCAAGGGCAGCAGCAGGCTGGTTACCCCAGACTCCAGCGAGCCAAGTACACAAGACATGATGACGAGCCGGCCGTTCACAAGATCATTGTCATTCGAGCCTGGCCGCCCCGTTCTGCTGATTGACAACGAAGGGAATGAAATCGGCAGGGGCGAGATCTTCCAGGTTGATGGCAGGGCCCAAGGGAAGAGCCTGGCGGAGAGCCACACCTGCATCATCGACGTCACCGAGCTCAAGGTTGAGAAATGGAGGGAACTCCCCCACCCTTCCGAGGCGTCGGGAAGAACATTCCAGGAGGCGGAGTCGAGGCATGGCGGCGTGATGAGGGTTGCCTGGGATGTTGTCAGGCTCGCTCCGGTGGCGACCTAG